Proteins encoded by one window of Vicinamibacterales bacterium:
- a CDS encoding amidohydrolase family protein, whose product MAIDVRYPIAERRWTLFAAPALVFVAAFAYPTLDAQMPAAPVYAIQGAKIVSAGTTIEKGNLVMRNGLIEDVGASVAIPADAVVVEGANLTIYPGLIDMTNTTAVDPPRVAAAAAPAAAEAAPDGQGGGRGRGAAAAPPPTWADADRTRRDALLNPDFDAASHVRYEGVEMQRLAAAGITTLLAVPPSGLLKGESALVNVAAPPDDDDVSRVGAYRRGAVVIAAPVAQHVTFAAGRGGAGYPAALLGDVAFVRQAFYDAKWQKEARIWADKHQDQARPVFEPALDALAPALDRRMPVSFEAGEVREILRALAMAKEFNLDPIVTGGIEADQTVADLKAAHAKVILTVGSGNPAPGGRGGRDDTPVRVTRMQQNAPKVPAALEKAGIPYAFASEGGLAPSDLLRAAARAVRDGGLTPDQALRALTVNAAKIAGADARVGTLAKGKIANLLVVEGDLFADPPHIRRVFVDGRPVNIDVPTGAPTPGGGRRGTTSDESRMAK is encoded by the coding sequence ATGGCGATCGATGTCCGATATCCGATAGCCGAGAGACGATGGACGTTGTTCGCGGCGCCCGCATTGGTGTTCGTGGCGGCGTTCGCCTACCCGACACTTGACGCGCAGATGCCGGCCGCGCCGGTGTACGCGATCCAGGGCGCGAAGATCGTCAGCGCCGGGACGACGATCGAAAAGGGGAATCTCGTGATGCGCAACGGCCTCATCGAGGACGTCGGCGCGAGCGTCGCGATTCCCGCCGACGCGGTCGTGGTCGAGGGCGCCAACCTGACGATCTACCCCGGCCTGATCGACATGACCAACACGACCGCGGTCGATCCGCCGCGCGTCGCCGCGGCGGCCGCCCCGGCAGCGGCGGAGGCCGCGCCCGACGGGCAGGGAGGCGGCCGCGGCCGCGGCGCGGCTGCGGCACCGCCGCCGACCTGGGCCGATGCCGATCGAACCCGGCGCGACGCGCTGCTCAATCCCGACTTCGACGCGGCGAGCCACGTGCGCTACGAGGGCGTCGAGATGCAGCGCCTCGCCGCCGCCGGCATCACCACCCTGCTCGCCGTACCGCCGTCGGGACTGCTGAAGGGGGAGAGCGCCCTGGTCAACGTCGCGGCGCCGCCCGACGATGACGACGTGAGCCGCGTCGGCGCCTATCGCCGCGGTGCGGTGGTCATCGCGGCGCCGGTCGCGCAGCACGTGACGTTCGCGGCCGGTCGCGGCGGCGCCGGCTATCCAGCGGCGCTGCTCGGCGACGTCGCCTTCGTGCGGCAGGCATTCTACGACGCGAAGTGGCAGAAGGAGGCGCGCATCTGGGCCGACAAGCACCAGGACCAGGCGCGCCCGGTGTTCGAGCCGGCACTCGACGCGCTGGCGCCGGCGCTCGATCGCAGGATGCCGGTGTCATTCGAAGCAGGAGAGGTGCGCGAGATCCTGCGAGCCCTCGCCATGGCGAAGGAATTCAACCTCGATCCGATCGTCACCGGCGGCATCGAGGCGGATCAGACCGTGGCCGATCTGAAGGCGGCGCACGCGAAAGTGATCCTGACCGTGGGTTCGGGCAACCCGGCGCCAGGCGGCCGCGGCGGTCGCGACGACACGCCGGTTCGCGTGACCCGCATGCAGCAGAACGCGCCCAAGGTCCCGGCCGCGCTCGAGAAGGCCGGCATTCCGTACGCTTTCGCGTCGGAAGGCGGGCTGGCCCCATCCGACTTACTGCGCGCCGCCGCGCGCGCGGTGAGGGACGGCGGCCTGACGCCGGATCAGGCGCTGCGCGCCCTGACCGTCAACGCGGCAAAGATCGCCGGCGCCGACGCCCGTGTCGGCACCCTCGCAAAGGGCAAGATCGCCAACCTGCTCGTGGTCGAAGGGGATCTATTCGCCGACCCGCCGCACATCCGACGCGTGTTCGTCGACGGCCGTCCGGTGAACATCGACGTGCCGACAGGCGCTCCGACGCCTGGCGGTGGACGTCGTGGCACGACCAGTGACGAATCACGAATGGCGAAGTAG
- a CDS encoding D-aminoacylase gives MTNGDARQRRQDGRGRERPGVVHRHLIRLALLTLAAALVGAASAPSSTTLIRHARLIDGSGGPSRQADVRIDGDHIAAIGRLEPYAGEQVVDAAGLALAPGFIDTHSHHDRGLAEAPDALAMVSQGVTTIVVGQDGGGIDLSKRFAALEAQPVSVNVASFAGHGSIRGRVMGDDFKRPATAAEIDRMKALVQTEMDAGALGLSTGLEYDPGIYSSREEVLALARVAADAGGRYMSHLRSEDRDFWDALDEIVTIGRVTGMPVQVSHIKLGMHDLWGQAGKLRAALDKARASGVQLTADIYPYTYWQSNLGVLYPKRNFSDRRETEFVLAHVALPGDIIFNSFPAHPDYAGRTLAQVAAIRNASPAQSLMDLLAEPDGDAAGIVAKGMSDADVERLVQWPFANICSDGMSHGLHPRGFGSFAKVLGPYVRDKRLFSLEEAVRKMTSLAAANAGLAHRGRIGTDYAADLVLFDPATVADRADFGHAQSQAVGVKTVWVNGQIVFQDGRTTVVHTGRALRRGQ, from the coding sequence ATGACAAACGGCGACGCCCGACAGCGGCGTCAGGATGGGCGTGGTCGCGAGCGGCCGGGCGTGGTCCACCGGCATCTGATCCGACTCGCCCTTCTGACGCTGGCCGCAGCGCTCGTCGGCGCCGCGTCAGCGCCCTCGTCGACAACGCTCATCCGTCACGCCCGCCTGATCGACGGCAGCGGCGGCCCCTCACGCCAGGCGGATGTACGGATTGACGGGGACCACATCGCCGCCATCGGCCGACTCGAGCCGTACGCCGGCGAACAGGTTGTCGATGCGGCCGGTCTCGCGCTCGCCCCGGGCTTCATCGACACGCACAGCCATCACGACCGCGGGCTCGCCGAGGCACCCGACGCGCTGGCGATGGTCAGCCAGGGAGTGACGACCATCGTCGTCGGCCAGGACGGCGGCGGCATCGATCTCAGCAAGCGCTTTGCTGCGCTCGAGGCGCAGCCGGTGTCGGTCAACGTGGCGTCGTTTGCCGGCCACGGTTCGATCCGTGGCCGCGTGATGGGCGATGACTTCAAGCGTCCCGCGACGGCCGCGGAGATCGATCGCATGAAGGCGCTGGTGCAGACGGAGATGGACGCCGGCGCGCTGGGGCTGTCGACCGGGCTCGAGTACGATCCCGGCATCTACTCCTCGCGTGAGGAGGTCCTGGCGCTTGCCCGGGTCGCCGCGGACGCCGGCGGCCGCTACATGAGCCACCTGCGCAGCGAGGATCGCGATTTCTGGGACGCGCTCGACGAGATCGTCACGATCGGCCGCGTCACCGGTATGCCGGTACAGGTGTCGCACATCAAGCTCGGCATGCACGACCTCTGGGGCCAGGCCGGGAAGCTCCGCGCCGCGCTCGACAAGGCTCGCGCGTCCGGGGTACAGCTGACGGCCGACATCTATCCCTACACATATTGGCAGTCGAATCTCGGCGTGCTCTACCCGAAGCGAAACTTCAGCGACCGCCGCGAGACGGAGTTCGTGCTCGCGCACGTCGCGCTTCCCGGCGACATCATCTTCAATTCGTTTCCTGCCCACCCCGACTACGCCGGCAGAACGCTTGCGCAGGTCGCCGCGATCCGGAACGCGTCACCGGCGCAGTCGTTGATGGATCTGCTCGCCGAGCCCGATGGGGATGCCGCCGGCATCGTCGCGAAGGGGATGTCCGACGCCGACGTCGAGCGCCTGGTGCAGTGGCCGTTCGCGAATATCTGCAGCGACGGCATGTCGCACGGCCTGCATCCGCGCGGCTTCGGGTCGTTCGCGAAAGTACTCGGTCCATACGTGCGCGACAAGAGACTCTTCTCTCTCGAAGAAGCCGTTCGCAAGATGACGAGCCTTGCGGCCGCCAATGCGGGCCTGGCGCACCGCGGGCGGATCGGAACGGACTACGCCGCCGATCTCGTACTGTTCGATCCCGCGACGGTGGCCGACCGCGCCGACTTCGGACACGCGCAGTCGCAGGCGGTCGGCGTCAAGACGGTGTGGGTCAACGGCCAGATCGTCTTCCAGGACGGCCGGACGACCGTCGTCCACACAGGGCGCGCGCTGCGGCGCGGCCAGTAG
- a CDS encoding ABC transporter permease codes for METLLQDLRFAVRGYLRAPAFPLAAIATLALGIGATTAIFSTLNAVLLKPLPYPDANNLYSIRTTLTDGRVTTGLLSNGEISRLNGTTSTIVRAAGLQSNDLTLLHKDGTPQHVKVYGVTEGFFDLFGLPMTLGGFTHQNFARPVPPPPPAPGTPPRQAPAGPPPAPPVVVISYRVWQELFNADPAIVGKPIHFAEINTTIAGVAGRDFDTPHGGDFWFSQQLAPDDINHFFEGFMRLKPGATLPRASAEMTPIMNKLGQDFPAADKNRAYVTRSLVAQVVGDLGPILVIVMSATGLLLLLGCVNVANLLLARGAARAREMAVRVAIGAPRSRIIRQLLTESVLLATCGAVLGFALAWLGVRALLALGASKLPRLDAVSFDGRVLLFSLVALVVSGLLVGFAPALRLAATDVRTLMSESTRSASGGRGTARWLSTMTVIEIALAILLVAGAGWLVRGFANLRTTDLGFAADQRLIFDVSFLGPKYPNPDAVVTASQTLMDRLAALPGVTGVGSTSSFPLRNTLESSLIAAFHGHPVDPAHPMGTRQRLASAGYFQATGTRLLQGRDFGPDDRRNTRAVAIVNRTFVKRYLNGSDPIGLQFSAGYPDPDPSNEVIVIGVVDDVRQKTVADEAEPAFYQAMSQNPLRRQTVVVATSARDTGALQSAIRGEMRGFDPQVAVEFELVRDLVDGTLRRQQLGMTLMLIFGSVAVLLAAIGIYGVVAYAVSQRRGEMATRLALGATPGSVFLLVMRQGALLALTGTAIGLFIAYLSGRIVASQIYAIRASDPLMLGAAIVLVAGITALATMIPAWRASRLAPSGVLHTD; via the coding sequence ATGGAAACACTGCTGCAAGATCTCCGTTTCGCGGTCCGAGGCTACCTTCGAGCCCCGGCTTTCCCACTTGCGGCCATCGCCACACTGGCGCTCGGGATCGGCGCGACGACGGCTATCTTCAGCACGCTCAACGCGGTCCTGCTCAAGCCGTTACCCTATCCGGACGCCAACAATCTCTACAGCATCCGGACGACGCTGACCGACGGGCGCGTCACGACCGGCTTGCTGTCGAACGGCGAGATCTCCCGCCTCAACGGCACGACGTCGACGATCGTGCGCGCCGCGGGCCTGCAGAGTAACGATCTCACGCTGCTCCACAAGGACGGCACCCCGCAGCACGTCAAGGTCTATGGCGTGACGGAAGGGTTCTTCGACCTCTTCGGCCTGCCGATGACGCTGGGCGGCTTCACGCACCAGAACTTCGCCCGCCCCGTGCCGCCGCCACCGCCGGCGCCCGGCACGCCGCCCCGACAGGCACCGGCCGGGCCACCGCCGGCACCGCCGGTTGTCGTCATCTCGTATCGCGTCTGGCAGGAGCTCTTCAACGCTGACCCCGCGATCGTCGGCAAGCCGATTCACTTCGCCGAGATCAACACGACGATCGCCGGCGTGGCCGGGCGGGACTTCGACACGCCGCACGGCGGCGACTTCTGGTTCAGCCAGCAGCTCGCGCCCGACGACATCAATCACTTCTTCGAAGGCTTCATGCGTTTGAAGCCGGGCGCGACGCTGCCTCGGGCGAGCGCCGAAATGACGCCGATCATGAACAAGCTCGGCCAGGACTTCCCAGCCGCCGACAAGAACCGCGCCTACGTCACGCGGTCGCTCGTCGCGCAGGTGGTCGGCGACCTTGGCCCGATTCTCGTGATCGTGATGTCGGCGACAGGCCTGCTGTTGCTGCTCGGATGCGTGAACGTCGCCAACCTGCTGCTGGCGCGCGGCGCGGCGCGGGCCCGCGAAATGGCCGTGCGGGTCGCCATCGGCGCGCCGCGGTCGCGCATCATCCGGCAGCTGCTCACCGAGTCGGTGCTGCTGGCGACCTGCGGCGCCGTCCTCGGTTTCGCGCTGGCGTGGCTCGGCGTCCGCGCGCTGCTCGCGCTCGGCGCGTCGAAGCTGCCGCGGCTCGACGCCGTCAGCTTCGACGGCCGCGTGCTGCTGTTCTCACTCGTGGCGCTGGTCGTCAGCGGCCTGCTGGTCGGCTTCGCACCGGCCCTGCGCCTGGCGGCGACGGACGTCCGCACGCTGATGAGCGAGAGCACACGCTCGGCGAGCGGCGGCCGCGGCACCGCGCGCTGGCTGAGCACGATGACGGTGATCGAGATCGCGCTCGCGATCCTGCTCGTCGCTGGCGCCGGCTGGCTGGTGCGTGGTTTCGCCAACCTGCGCACGACCGATCTCGGCTTCGCTGCCGACCAGCGCCTCATCTTCGACGTCTCGTTCCTCGGCCCGAAGTATCCCAACCCCGACGCCGTCGTCACGGCCTCACAAACGCTGATGGATCGGCTCGCCGCGCTGCCGGGCGTCACCGGCGTCGGCTCGACTTCGAGCTTTCCGCTGAGGAACACGCTCGAGAGCTCCCTCATCGCCGCGTTCCACGGGCATCCCGTCGATCCCGCGCACCCGATGGGCACGCGCCAGCGCCTCGCCAGCGCCGGCTACTTCCAGGCGACCGGCACGCGCCTGCTGCAGGGACGCGATTTCGGGCCGGACGATCGCCGCAACACGCGCGCGGTGGCGATCGTCAACCGCACCTTCGTCAAGCGCTATCTGAACGGATCCGATCCGATCGGCCTGCAGTTTTCCGCCGGCTATCCCGATCCCGATCCCAGCAACGAAGTCATCGTGATCGGCGTCGTCGACGATGTCCGCCAGAAGACAGTGGCCGACGAGGCGGAGCCGGCCTTCTACCAGGCGATGTCGCAGAACCCGCTCCGTCGCCAGACCGTGGTGGTGGCGACGTCGGCGAGAGACACCGGAGCGCTGCAGTCGGCGATCCGCGGCGAAATGCGCGGCTTCGATCCGCAGGTTGCCGTCGAGTTCGAACTGGTGCGCGACCTGGTGGACGGGACGCTCCGGCGGCAGCAACTGGGTATGACGCTGATGCTGATCTTCGGCAGCGTGGCGGTCCTGCTCGCCGCCATCGGTATCTACGGCGTCGTCGCCTACGCAGTATCGCAGCGCCGCGGCGAGATGGCGACGCGCCTGGCGCTCGGCGCGACGCCCGGCAGCGTGTTCCTGCTGGTCATGCGCCAGGGCGCGCTGCTGGCGCTCACCGGTACGGCGATCGGCCTGTTCATCGCCTACTTGTCGGGACGCATCGTCGCCAGCCAGATCTACGCGATTCGCGCCTCTGACCCGCTCATGCTCGGCGCGGCGATCGTCCTGGTGGCGGGCATCACCGCGCTGGCGACGATGATCCCGGCGTGGCGCGCGTCGCGGCTGGCGCCGTCAGGCGTGCTGCACACCGACTAG
- a CDS encoding crosslink repair DNA glycosylase YcaQ family protein, producing the protein MPRGTHLSLADARRLALTSLGFGAARPTRAGVPHVRATAARLGAIQIDSVNVLARAHYLPTFSRYGPYPTAALDDLAHSRRELFEYWGHAACFLPMDLYPLMRWRMDNQREAWSALPKKKRAFLERVREEVSTRGPLAAGELSIGGKSTGPWWGWSDGKEALELLFRQGHLAIAGRRHFERLYDLSERVIPEAVWNAPRAAPDDARKSLLVRAARAMGVGTARDIAQYFHIDAWWDRLTPDGLRKPGGGQRLFDELVEDRQLVRVGVEGWKAPAYLAAGARIPRAIEARAIVSPFDPVLWERKWTKAVFGFDYQIEIYVPGPKRVHGYYVLPFLLGDRFAARVDLKADRKRSTLIVHAAYLEPGFDAARVALALAAELRTLARWLALSSFVVARKGGLSPQLKAAIVSPSDPV; encoded by the coding sequence TTGCCACGCGGCACCCACCTCTCACTTGCGGACGCGCGGCGGCTGGCGCTGACGTCGCTCGGTTTCGGCGCCGCGCGCCCGACGCGAGCCGGTGTGCCACACGTGCGTGCCACCGCGGCCCGGCTTGGCGCGATCCAAATCGACTCGGTCAACGTCCTCGCGCGCGCGCATTACCTGCCGACGTTCTCGCGGTACGGGCCATATCCGACCGCGGCGCTCGACGATCTCGCGCACAGCCGCCGCGAGTTGTTCGAGTACTGGGGACACGCGGCGTGTTTCCTGCCGATGGATCTGTATCCGCTGATGCGCTGGCGGATGGACAACCAGCGGGAGGCCTGGTCGGCGCTGCCGAAGAAGAAACGCGCGTTCCTGGAACGCGTCCGCGAGGAAGTCTCGACGCGTGGCCCGCTCGCGGCCGGTGAGCTGTCGATCGGCGGCAAGAGCACGGGGCCGTGGTGGGGATGGTCGGACGGCAAGGAAGCGCTCGAACTGCTGTTTCGCCAGGGACACCTGGCGATTGCGGGACGCCGCCATTTCGAGCGCCTTTACGATCTTTCCGAGCGCGTCATTCCCGAAGCGGTCTGGAATGCGCCGCGCGCCGCGCCTGACGACGCACGCAAGTCGCTGCTCGTCCGCGCGGCCCGCGCGATGGGCGTTGGCACCGCAAGAGACATCGCGCAGTACTTTCACATCGACGCCTGGTGGGATCGGCTCACGCCCGACGGCCTCCGCAAGCCCGGAGGGGGACAGCGACTCTTCGACGAGCTCGTCGAGGACCGTCAACTCGTGCGCGTCGGCGTCGAGGGCTGGAAGGCGCCGGCCTACCTGGCGGCGGGCGCACGAATCCCGCGCGCGATCGAGGCGCGCGCCATCGTGTCGCCATTCGATCCGGTGCTGTGGGAGCGCAAGTGGACCAAAGCCGTGTTCGGCTTCGACTACCAGATCGAGATTTACGTGCCGGGCCCGAAGCGGGTCCACGGCTACTACGTGCTGCCGTTCCTGCTCGGTGATCGGTTCGCCGCGCGCGTCGATCTCAAGGCGGATCGCAAGCGCTCGACGCTGATCGTGCACGCCGCCTATCTCGAGCCGGGCTTCGACGCCGCGCGCGTCGCCTTGGCGCTGGCGGCGGAGCTGCGCACGCTGGCACGATGGCTCGCGCTGTCGTCGTTCGTCGTCGCGCGGAAAGGCGGCCTCTCGCCCCAGCTCAAGGCGGCGATCGTGTCGCCGAGCGATCCGGTGTAG
- the mutM gene encoding bifunctional DNA-formamidopyrimidine glycosylase/DNA-(apurinic or apyrimidinic site) lyase, protein MPELPEVETVRRRLEPAMAGKAFVRVILNRPDLRTPFPPRFAARLTGKTALAVQRRAKYLVVPLSSGETLVMHLGMSGWFEIDVRREDPEDARHDHVIFRMSSRRVVTFNDPRRFGFMDLVARGAAHPVLSTLGPEPLSPEFDAAALAKAVTGRKAPLKSLLLDQHVVAGLGNIYVVEALHVAKLSPERQASTMATRAGAPTDAARQLVRAIKQVLTEAIDRQSRATYRTERFRVYDREAKRCRRPGCGGTIVRRRLAGRSTFFCSVCQR, encoded by the coding sequence ATGCCCGAGCTTCCCGAAGTCGAAACCGTTCGCCGCCGTCTCGAACCCGCGATGGCGGGCAAGGCGTTCGTGCGGGTCATCCTCAACCGCCCCGATCTGCGCACGCCGTTTCCGCCGCGCTTCGCGGCGCGGCTGACGGGGAAGACGGCGCTCGCGGTCCAGCGGCGCGCCAAATATCTCGTCGTCCCGCTCTCGTCTGGGGAGACGCTCGTGATGCACCTCGGCATGTCGGGCTGGTTCGAAATCGACGTCAGGCGCGAGGATCCGGAGGACGCGCGCCACGATCACGTGATCTTCCGGATGTCTTCCCGGCGGGTCGTCACCTTCAACGATCCTCGGCGGTTCGGGTTCATGGATCTGGTCGCGCGAGGCGCGGCGCATCCCGTCCTCAGCACGCTCGGCCCGGAACCGCTGTCGCCCGAGTTCGACGCAGCCGCGCTGGCCAAAGCGGTGACGGGCAGGAAGGCCCCGCTCAAATCGCTGCTCCTCGACCAGCATGTCGTCGCCGGGCTCGGCAACATCTATGTGGTGGAGGCCCTGCATGTTGCGAAGCTGTCGCCGGAGCGTCAGGCGTCGACGATGGCGACGCGGGCGGGAGCGCCGACAGACGCGGCGCGGCAGCTCGTGCGGGCGATCAAGCAGGTGCTGACCGAAGCGATCGACCGGCAATCGCGCGCGACGTATCGCACCGAACGGTTCCGCGTCTACGATCGCGAAGCCAAACGGTGCCGCCGCCCGGGATGCGGCGGCACCATCGTGCGCCGTAGGTTGGCGGGCCGGTCGACGTTCTTCTGCTCTGTCTGCCAGCGATGA
- a CDS encoding DinB family protein, whose amino-acid sequence MREVWLRGGIVEGVPPLLQPVAHSLLQSREEVEHLLTGMTPAVIWQARHGAATVGFHVLHALGSLDRLFTYARGAMLSDAQLQVLRQEAGPDPELAADELIAGFDAAVTRALDQLRGTSASALTDARAVGRGRLPSTVVGLLFHAAEHTQRHIGQATSTAKLLA is encoded by the coding sequence ATGCGCGAAGTCTGGCTGCGCGGAGGAATCGTCGAGGGGGTGCCGCCGCTGCTGCAGCCGGTCGCACACAGCCTGCTGCAGAGCCGCGAAGAAGTGGAACACCTGCTGACGGGGATGACGCCTGCCGTGATCTGGCAGGCGCGCCACGGCGCCGCGACCGTCGGTTTCCACGTCCTGCACGCCCTCGGCAGCCTCGATCGCTTGTTCACCTACGCGCGCGGCGCGATGTTGTCAGACGCGCAACTGCAGGTGCTGCGGCAGGAAGCGGGGCCGGATCCCGAGCTCGCGGCCGACGAGCTGATCGCCGGATTCGACGCGGCGGTCACGCGCGCGCTCGATCAGCTGCGTGGGACCAGCGCGTCAGCGCTGACCGACGCTCGTGCCGTCGGACGCGGCAGGCTGCCATCGACCGTTGTCGGCTTGCTGTTTCACGCTGCCGAGCACACGCAGCGTCATATCGGCCAGGCGACGTCGACGGCGAAGCTGCTGGCCTGA
- a CDS encoding MmcQ/YjbR family DNA-binding protein: MARRRPASTFETVRAIGATLPGVEEGTAWGVPALKLRGALLACAASHKSAEPGTLVVRIGADQRDAMIADDPATYYLKPHYEGYPCVLVRLAAIDRAALADLLHAAWRFVDAIARKRAPRRAAAK, encoded by the coding sequence ATGGCGCGCCGCCGGCCCGCATCCACCTTCGAGACCGTTCGTGCGATCGGCGCGACGCTGCCGGGTGTCGAAGAAGGGACAGCGTGGGGGGTGCCGGCGCTCAAACTGCGTGGGGCGCTGCTCGCGTGCGCCGCCTCGCACAAATCCGCCGAGCCCGGCACGCTCGTCGTCCGCATCGGCGCCGATCAGCGCGACGCGATGATCGCCGACGATCCGGCGACCTACTATTTGAAGCCGCACTATGAAGGCTATCCGTGTGTGCTGGTGCGGTTGGCAGCGATCGACCGCGCCGCGCTCGCCGACCTGCTGCATGCGGCATGGCGATTCGTCGACGCGATCGCGCGGAAGCGCGCGCCCAGGCGGGCCGCTGCCAAGTAG